GTTCGCTGGGCCGGCCGGGCTGGAAGGCGACCGGAAGTTCCCGGACCCCGTGCAGGAACGGGGAGGCCAGCGGGCGCAGCTCCCGCGGGTCGACCGCGAGCCGCAGCCCGCCGAGCCGTTCCTGGAGCACGGTCACACCGGTCGAGGCCACCAGACGGCCCATCGCGCGGGCCGGACAGCTGTGCGGCCCGGCGCCGAACGCCAGATGGGCGCGACTGCCGCTGGCCAGACCGGTGTCCGGGTCCGGCCTGCCGACCTGCACGGCCGGGTCGCGGTGCGCCCCCTCCACCCCGAGGTAGATGGCGTCGCCCCTGCGTATCCGCGCCTTGCCGATCCGCACGTCCTGGAGCGCGATCCGTCCGGCCAGCAGCTGCAGGGGGCTGTCGTTCCACATGACGTGGTCCAGCAGGTCGTGCGTGGACAGGCGCGCGTCGGTGTGGGCGGAGCGGATGCGGTCGTCGGTGAGCAGTGTTCGCATGGTGTTGCCGATGAGGTGGGCGGTCATCATGTGGCTGGCGCTGACGATGAGAGACGCCTCGTAGGCGACCTCGAGCGGGGTGAGCTTCGAGGGGTGCGACATCATCTGGCTGACCAGGTCGTCCCCGGGGTTGTCCGCCTTGCGGGAGACCAGACCGGCGAAGTACTGCCGCATGCCGTTGATCGCCTCGTCCGTGCGCTGGGCGTCCTCGTGGAAGATGAGGGCGGTGAGGCCGTTCAGCATGTGGCCGTAGCTGTCGGGCAGCCCGAAGAGCCGGTTCACCACCAGGGCGGGGAGCTGGCCGGCGTAGTCGCCGATGAGGTCGGCGCTGCCCCGGGTCACGAACGAGTCCACCAGCTCGTCGGCGATCCGGCGCACGGTGCGGGCCATGCCGTTCATGTCGATCCGGGCCAGGCCGTCCATGATCGGCGCGCGCAGCCGGGCGTGCTCGGCGCCGTCCGCGTAGAGGGCGTTGGGCAGCCAGGTCATCATCGGGACGGTGCGGTCGAGGTCGACCCGGCCCTCGACGGCCTCGCGCCACTTGCGGGTGTCCCGGGCGAACAGGTGCGGTTGCTGGAGGAGGGTGAGGGTCTCCCGGTAGTCGAGCAGCAGCCAGGCACGCACCCCGGGCTCCAGTTCCACCGGAACGAGGGGCCCGTGCCGCTCGCGCAGCCGTTTCCAGAGCTCGGTGCGCCCCTCGGGCGGGGTGGGCTCGTACAGCCGGATCCTGCCAGCGGGGGAGCCGTGGGCGGTCGGGGGACTCTGTGTGGGCGGGGAGACCTGTGTGGCCGGAGAAACCTGTGTGGCGGGGGCGGCCGTGACCGGGCAGCCCCAAGAGCCGGTCGGGTCGTGCGGGGCGGGGTCGCGGACCGGGGCGGAAGCGGGTCGCTCGCCGCCGTTCTCGGCATGGTGCGAAGTCGTCGTCATCTCGGGGGTGCGGACACCCGGAGAAAGGTTCGCGGGGCCGCTTCCCTCCCTTCGGGTTGATACGTCACCTGGACACGCGGCACTGACGAGGTGAAAGGAAGGGGAGCGGGGTGTTCGACAAACGGGGCGGGGCGGCCGGGGATCGAGTCGCCTTGATCCTGGCATCCTAGGATTGTTCGCACCGGCTTTTCAACACGTGCCGGTTCCTGCCCGAATTCTTTTCCGGAACCGTGTTGGGTTTTTCTTTTTTGTCCGGGGCTGGGCGGTGTCCCGAGGGCCCCGGATTGTCAGTGGTGCTCCCTAGTGTTGCCTGTGTGAGCGATCGATGGAGTACCGACGAAGTCTGGGCTCTGGCTCCGGACCCCTCATCACACAAGGCCGCTCTCAAGGTGGCCAAGGCCGGATCGTGGCCCGAGTGCGGCGTCATCGCCGCCGAGGGCGGCGCCGCCTCGGCCGTCTGGGGTGAGTGCAAGGGGAGCGGAGCCAAGCCCTACCTGGCCGCAGCGCACCTGGACGGGGACAAGGGCCCCGCCTACAAGTGCAGCTGCCCCAGCCGCAAGATCCCCTGCAAACACGTCCTCGCCCTGCTCGCGCTGTGGAGCCAGGGCACGGTGGCCGACCGCGAGGACCGGCCCGAGTGGGTCGCCACGTGGCTCGCGGGACGTGTGGCCCGCCAGGAGCGCGCGAGCGGCGCCGCGGCCCCCGCACCGGTCGACCCCGAGAAGGCGGCAGCCACCCTGCGCGCCCGGGAACGGTCGGTCACCGCCGGGCTGGAGGAGCTCCGGCTGTGGCTGCACGACCAGGTCGACGGCGGCCTCGCCGAGGTTCCCAAACTCGGCTACGACCACTGGGACCGGATGGCCAAACGCCTGGTGGACGCCAAAGCGGGCGGCGCGGCCTCGCTGGTCACCCAGCTGCCCCAAACCGGCGGCCGGGGCGGCGGGGAGAACGGGGACCGCTGGCCGGACCGCCTCCTGGAACGCCTGGGCATGCTGCACCTGCTGGTCGACGGCTACCTGGCGGTCGCGGCCGCCGAGTCCGACCCGGGTCCTGCCGATGCTCAGGACGCCACTGGTTCCTCCGGCGACACTCTCGCACGGACCAGACTCCGCTCCCGGGCCGTGCTGCGCGCCCGGGTGGGGATCAGTACCCGCACCGAGGAGGTCCTGGCCGAAGGGGAGCGGGTCCGGGACACCTGGCGGGTCCTCGGCCACCGGGACAGCCTCACCCCCGACGGCATGCGCAGCCGTCGCCAATGGCTGCGCGGGTCGGCCACCGGCAGGTACGCCCTCTCCCTGACCTTCGCCCGCCCCACCCAGACCCCGGACTCCCCCTTCCGCACCGGCACCGAGGCCGACGGTGAACTCGCCTTCCACCCGGACGGCCGCCGCGCGGTCCGCACCGGCTCGATGACCGAACGCCCCGCCCCGCCGCCGCCCGGCGGCACCGTCGACCAGGCCCTGGACTCCTACGCCGAGGCTCTGGCCGAGGACCCCTGGTTGGAGGCCTGGCCGGTGGTTCTGGAGAACGCGGTCCCCGCCCGCTCCGACGGCTGGCACCTGGCCGACCCCACCGGGGCCTCCCTGCCCATGGACAGCGCGGAGCTGTGGCGGCTCCTCGCGGTCACCGGCGGCCGCCCCGCCACCGTCGCCGCCGAGTGGTCACCCGCCACCGGCCTGACCCCCATGACCGTGTGGGACGCCGACGGAAAGGCAGTGACCCTGTGAACCACCCCCAGCCCCCGGAGAGCGCCCTCTCCGAGAACACCTCCCCCGAGCCCGAGACCGCCGAAAGCACGTTCCCCGAGAGCACGTCCGCCGAGCCCCAGCCCTCATCGCCCCCGTCCCCCTCCTGGGACCGCCTGGTCTCCACCGCGCTGGTCGGTACCTCCCGCCGACCCGTGCCCGCCCTTCCCGACCTGCCCCGCAGTACCCGCGAGGGCGCCGCCGCCCTGCTGGACCTGGTCGCCCTCGACACCGTCCGCACCCGCGCCGGGTACACCGCGCACACCGCCGAACCGGTCACCCCCGACGCCCCCGACCACCGTCCCGAGGTCAGCGCCGCCGCCACCCACCGGCTGGACGTCATCCTCGCGGACCGCCCCGAACTCCTGCCCGAATGGCTGTACCTGGCGTTCCGGTGCGGCCGCCGGGCCAGCCACACCCACCTCCCCGACCTGCTCGAACGCGCCGCCCGGGACAGCGGGCTGCGAACCCTCGTCGCCACCGCCGTCGGTGGCCGGGGCACCTGGCTCGCCTCGTTCAACGGCGCGTGGTCCTTCGTCGCCCGCGAACCCCTGGCCACCGACGTGTACACCGACGCCGCCTGGCACGGCGGAACCCCCGCCGAGCGCCGCCGGTCCCTGTTCGCGCTGCGCGCCGTGGACCCCGCGGCCGCCCGCGACCTGCTCGCCGCCGCCTGGCCGCGGGAGACCAGGGGGGAGGAGCGGCGCGGCCTCCTGGAGGCCCTGGTGGTCAACCTCGGCCCCGAGGACGAGGCGGTGCTCGCCCCCGCCCTGGACGACCGCAACGCGACCGTGCGCGGCCGAGCCCTGACCCTGCTCACCCACCTGCCCGACAGCGCCCACGCCCACCGGCTCCGCGACCACCTGCGCCACCACCTTCGGATCGACCGCGCCTCACCGCGGCCGGTGGACGTCGCCGACCTGGACACCGGCCGGGCCGACCTGCTGCGCGACCTCGCCCTCACCGCGCCCCGGAAGGCCAACCCCACCCACGACGAACGCTGGGTCCTCAGCCGCACGCTCGTCACCCAGGCCCCGCTGGACGTGTGGACCGAGGTGCTCGGCACCGACCCGGCCGGAGTGCTGGCCCTGGCCGCCGACCACCCCGAGCTGCGTTCGGCACTCATCGAGGCCGCCTGCCTGCGCGAGGACGCCGACTGGTCCAGGGCCGTGCTCGACGACCCCGAAACCGGACTGCCCCGGATGGTCGCCGTGGGCGCCCACGACCCCCTCGGGCAGCGGATCGCCCCGCTGCTCGCCGCCCTGCCCGAGGCCGAACAGTGCGCGCGGGCCCTCGCCGTAGCCGAGCGGGCCCACCGGCACGACTTCCTGGGCGAAACCCTCCGCGCCGTCTGCGCCCCGTGGACCCGCGAACTGTCGGAGGCCGCCGTCAGACTTCTCGTTGAAGGCGGTTCCGGCGACCCCGCCGACAGCCGACCCGGTTCCCGGCACAGCGACCGGGACCGGGGCCGAGGGGTACTCCGCTGGGCCATCGCCGAGCGCATGCCGCCGCAGCACCTCGACCTCCTCCCGGAACGCCCGCCCCACGAGGAGGAGGCCCACCCCCACGCCCTCCTCCGAGACACCCTCCGATTCCGCCTCGACATGCACAGGGAGCTCAGTTGACCACCACCGCCGCCACCAGCACGCAGGCAGCGACCGCTCTGCGACCCCACGCCGAGCAGACCTACGCCGCCGAGCTCGAGGCGCTGGCCAGGGCCGACGACCGCCAGCGTCCCCCGGGCTGGCACCTGTCCCCCTGGGCGGTCACCCAGTACCTGCTGGGCACCACCCTCGACGACGGCACCGAGATCACCCCCAAGTACATCGGCTCGCGCCGGGTGGTGGAGGTGGCCGTGGCCACCCTGGCCACCGACCGCGCCCTCCTGCTCATCGGGGTCCCCGGCACCGCCAAGACCTGGCTGTCCGAGCACCTCGCGGCGGCGGTCTCCGGCGATTCCACCCTGCTGGTCCAGGGCACCGCCGGGACCTCCGAGGAAGCCGTCCGGTACGGCTGGAACTACGCCCGCCTGCTCGCCGAGGGCCCCTCCGAGGCCGCGATGGTGCCCAGCCCGGTGATGACCGCCATGGCGCGCGGCTCCATCGGCCGCATCGAGGAGCTCACCCGCATGCCCTCCGACGTGCAGGACGGTCTCATCACCGTGCTGTCGGAGAAGGCCCTGCCGGTCGCCGAACTCGGCATCGAGGTGCAGGCCCAGCGCGGGTTCAACATCATCGCGACCGCCAACGACCGCGACCGCGGCGTCAACGACCTCTCCAGCGCGCTGCGCCGCCGCTTCAACACCGTGGTGCTTCCGGTCCCGGACAGCGCCGAGGACGAGGTCCGCATCGTCACCCAGAGGGTGGAGCAGCTCGGCCGCTCCCTGGAACTGCCCGAGGTGCCCACCAGCCTCACCGAGATCCAGCGGGTGGTGACCGTCTTCCGCGAGCTGCGCTCCGGCGTCACCGAGGACAACACCACCAAGGTCAAGTCGCCCAGCGGCACCCTGAGCACCGCCGAGGCGATCTCGGTGATCACCAGCGGGATCGCGCTGGCCGCCCACTTCGGCGACGGCCAACTGCGCCCGGCCGACGTCGCCGCGGGGATCCAGGGCGCCGTCGTCCAGGACCGCGTCTCCGACGGGGTCGTGTGGCGCGAGTACCTGGAGACCGTCGCCCGCGAGCGCGACGGCTGGGGCGACTTCTACCGGGCCTGCCGCGAGGTGGGCGCCTGATGGGACGACCCCGACTGGACACCGACAAGGTGAGTGTCCTCGGTGTCCGCCACCACGGCCCGGGTTCGGCCCGGGCCGTGGCGGCCGCCCTGGACGAGATCAAGCCGGACATCGTGCTGATCGAGGGGCCGCCCGAGGCCGACGCGATCACCTCCCTGGTGGGCGGTCTGGAACCGCCGGTGGCGCTGCTGGTCCACCTGGCCGACACCCCCAGGGCCGGGACGGCGCGGTCGAAGGAGGGGTGGGGGTTCTGGCCGTTCGCGTCCTTCTCCCCGGAGTGGGCCGCCCTGGTCCACGCGCACGGACGCGGGGTTCCGGTGCGCTTCTGCGACCTGCCCGCCTCGCACTCGCTCGCGGAGCGGATCGAGCGCGCGGAGACCGCTGAGCACGGGTCGAAGGAGCAGGTAAAGGAGACCGAGACGGTCGAGCCGGGTGCGGCAGAGCCACCCAGGGTCCGGACCGACCCGCTCGGGGTGCTCGCCGAGGCCGCCGGGTACGACGACGCCGAACGCTGGTGGGACGACGTCGTGGAGCAGCGCGGCGACGGTGAACCCTCGCCGTTCCCGGCGATCGCCGACGCCATGGCCGCCGTCCGCGCCGAGTCCGGACCCGAGACCGGGCGGGACGCGCGCCGCGAGGCGTACATGCGCAAGACCCTGCGCGCCGTGCTCAAGGAAGGGTACGAACGCGTCGCGGTGGTGTGCGGGGCCTGGCACGCGCCCGCGCTGCGCGACCTCTCCGACTACCCGGTCTCCGCGGACAACGCCCTGCTCAAGGGGCTGCCCAAGGTGAAGACCACCGCCACCTGGGTGCCGTGGACGCACGGTCGGCTCGCCACCGCCAGCGGCTACGGCGCCGGGGTGACCTCGCCCGGCTGGTACCACCACCTGTTCACCGCGCCCGACCTGCCGATCCACCGCTGGCTCACCGAGGCCGCCCGGATCCTGCGCGAGGAGGGCCAGCCGGTCTCCTCCTCGCACGTGATCGAGGGGGTCCGGCTCACCGAGAGCCTCGCCGTGCTGCGCGGGCGGCCGCTGGCCGGGATCGACGAGGTCTCCGAAGCGGTCACCGCCGTGCTCTGCGAGGGCGAGCAGACCCGGGCGGCCCTGGTGCACGGGCGGATGGTGATCGGCGAACGCCTCGGCTCGGTGCCCCCGGACACCCCCATGGTGCCGTTGCAGCGCGACCTCATGGCCGCGCGGAAACGGCTCCGCCTCAAACCCGAGGCCTTCGACCGCGATCTCGACCTGGACCTGCGCAAGGACAGCCAGCGCGAACGCAGCGTGTTGCTGCACCGGCTGCGGATGCTCGGCGTCGAATGGGGCGTGCCGCGCTCCACCAGCCGCACCGGGAGCGGCTCCCGGGGCACCTTCCGCGAGTCCTGGCGGCTGCGCTGGGAGCCCGACATGGACGTGGCCCTGATCGAGGCCGCTCCGTGGGGGACCACCGTTGCCTCGGCCGCCACCGCCCGGGTGGTGGAGATCGCCGCCGCCGCCGAACTGCCCACCCTGACGGCGCTCACCGAGCAGTGCCTGTTCGCCGACCTCGGCGAGGCGCTCCCGGCCGTGCTCGCCCTGCTCACCGACCGGGCCGCGACCGACAGCGACATCACCCACCTGATGGCGGCGCTGCCGCCGCTGGCCCGCTCGGCCCGGTACGGGGACGTGCGCGGTACGGACAGCGCCCACCTGCGCGCGGTCGCCCGGCAGATCCTGGCCCGGGTGTGCGTGGGCCTGGCCCCGGCGGTGCGCGGGCTGGACGACGACGCGGCGGCCAGGTTCGTGCAGGCCATCGACCAGACGCACAGCGCCGCGGCGCTGCTGGACGAGGACGCCCGGGGCTGGACCGAGGCCCTGGAGTCCCTGGCCGAACGCGACAACGTGCCGGGCCGGATCGCGGGACGGGTGAACCGCGTCCTCGTCGACGCGGGCCGGATCACCCCGGAGGAGCTGCGCCGCAGACTGGGCCTGGCGATGTCCCCGGGCACCGAACCCACTCGCGCTGCCGCCTGGCTGGAGGGTTTCCTGCAGGGCAGCGGGCTGATCCTGGTGCATGACGAGCGGCTGCTCGGCCTCATCGACACCTGGCTGCTCGGCCTGTCCGAGGAGCGGTTCACCGCCGTGCTGCCGCTGCTCCGCCGGACCTTCGGGGCCTTCGGCGGTCCCGAACGGCAGGAGATCGGTACCGCCGTGACCAGGGTCGACGGCGGTCAGGCCGCGGTCACCCGGCCCCGGCGCCCCATCGACCACCGCCGCGCGGCCCCGGCCGTCGCCGCGGTGAGGGCACTACTGGAAAGGAGCGGTGCGTGAGCACGGAAGCAGTCGAGGCCGGGGCAGAGGCCGCCGAGGGCACCGGGGCCACCGAGCGGGCCCGCCGCTGGCGTCTCGTCCTCGGCGCGGAGTCCCGGTGCGCGAACCTGACCGGCACCGACCAGGCCATGGACTCAGCGCTGTCCGCCCTCTACAACCGGGGCGACCAGGCGGTCTCCGGCGGTGACCGCGGGGCCGACCTCAGCGGTTCGGCGCCCCGTGTCTCCCGCTGGCTGGGGGACATCCGGGAGTACTTTCCGTCCTCCGTCGTCCAGGTGATGCAGTCCGACGCCATGGACCGGCTGGGCCTGCACCAGCTCCTCCTGGAGCCGGAGATGATGGAGGCCGTCGAGCCCGACGTGCACCTGGTCGGGACGCTGCTCTCCCTCAACCGGGTGATGCCCGCCGAGGCCAGGGAGAGCGCTCGCACCATCGTGCGCAAGGTCGTGGACGACCTGGAGAAGCGCGTCGCCCAGAAGACCCGGTCGGTGGTCCGCGGAGCCATCGACCGCTCCGCCCGCACCCACCGCCCCCGCCGGGTCGCGGACATCGACTGGAACGCCACCATCCGCCGCAACCTGGCGCACTACCTGCCCGAACACAACACGGTCATCCCGCAGACCCTCGTGGGTTACGGCCGCCGCAGCCAGGGGGTGCAAAAAGACGTCGTCCTGGCCATCGACCAGAGCGGCTCGATGGCCTCCTCCGTCGTCTACGCCAGCGTCTTCGGCGCGGTGCTCGCCTCGATGAGCACCCTGAAGACCTCCCTGGTGGTCTTCGACACCGCTGTCGTCGACCTCACCGACCAGCTGACCGACCCGGTCGAGGTCCTCTTCGGCACCCAGCTGGGCGGCGGCACCAACATCAACAAGGCTCTTCGCTACAGCCAGACCCTCATCGACCGCCCGCAGGACTCGATCTTCGTGCTGATCAGCGACCTCTACGAGGGCGGAGTGCGTGCGGAGATGCTCAAGCGGGTGGCAGCCATGAAGTCCGCCGGGGTCCAGGTGGTGGTCCTCCTGGCACTCTCCGACGAGGGCGCGCCCTTCTACGACCGTCAGAACGCCTCGGCCCTCGCCGAACTGGGAGTCCCGGCCTTCGCCTGTACCCCGGACGCCTTCCCGGAGCTCATGGCGGCGGCGATCCAGGGCCAGCCCCTGGACGCCTGGGTCGACAAGCACCTCGACGAGTGAACCCACCCGGGCGGGACCGAACCCCCTGCGGCCCCGCCCGGGTTCGCGAGTTCAGAGGACTCAGTCCAGGCAGAACTCGTTGCCCTCGACGTCCTGCATCACGATGCACGACTCGTTGATGCCGTCGGCCTCCATCACCCGCACACAGGTCGCCCCGAGCGCCTCCAGCCGTGCGCGCTCGGCCTGGAGCGTGGCGAGGCGCGCTTCTCCGACGAGCCCGCTTCCGGCACGCACGTCCAGGTGCAGCCGGTTCTTGGCGGTCTTGCCCTCGGGAACCCGCTGGAAATAGAACCGCGGCCGCTTGCCCGAGGGGTCCTCGCAGGCGAACGCCGAGTTCCGCTGCTCGGGCGGCAGTGTCTGGCCGAACTCGTCCCAGCTGGCGAACCCCTCCGGCGGCGGAGGCACGACGTACCCCAACACCTCACACCAGAACCGGGCGACCCGCTCCGGGTCAGCGCAGTCGAACGTGACCTGAACATCCACGTTTGCAGTCATCGGGTCATCGTAGCGGCGCGCTTTTCCCCGGCTCTACAACAAATCCGCCAGCTCTCTGACGAAGGTTCGCGGCCCCTCGCGGACAACGAAAGGCGACTGCGAAGGCCCCCGGCCTCCCCAGCTCGCAGCGGCCCGCCCGGACTTCCCACCACAGAGGTCTCGCGGCCGGATGCGGCCATGGACGCACACGGATGCAGCTGTCGGGCTCCCCGCGGTGTGTGCGGTCCCCCGTTTCCCGCCGCTCGATGGTGGCCGTCTCCGCTGCGCGCGTCGAGGTCGTCGCCGTCGCGGCTTCGCCGGATCATGAGGCGCCCCACCTCGACCCGCTTCGCTGCTACGGCGGTGGGCAGCCATCGGGAAACGGGGGAGGAATGGTCGGGGAGGCCAACGGGCCACTTCGGGCCCCGAAAGGGGCCCGACTGCTTCGGCCCTCTGTTTGAAGATGATCTTGCTACCAGGGGTGAGTTCGGCGCCGATTTCGCTCCTGGTAGCAAGATCATCGGGGATACAGGGGTTTCGGAAGCAGCGGACAGCCCCAGGCGCGGGTTTCGGGTGCCACGCCCCCACACCGAAAACCGGTCCCACACGCACGGCACGCGGCCTGGGGAGCGCCGGGCCCGGCCAGGGGCGCTCCCCGAGGTAAGACGTCCTTCCTTGGGGACCTCTCGTTCGGTCATCCGGTGCGCCGGGGGCCGGGGCAGGCGTCGTCGAGTTCCGTGACCGGTGTGAGGCTCACCGAGAAGCGGGGCACCTTGGTCAGGCCGTGTTCGCGGTCCCACAGCAGGTCGATGTCGTTCGCCCCCTCGAAGTACAGCACCGGGCGGTCGGTGGTCAGCGGCGCTCCGATGCGGTTGACCGGGTCTTCCGGGGGTTCGACGCACACAGCGGACGGGGTGACTCCCACGTGGCCGCGTGGTTCTCCGCCCTCCGAACGGTAGTGCGCGACGTGTTCGGCACCGACCTGGGCGCCCTGCTCCAAGGGCCCCTTCATGGTGGTGAGCAGCACGAACAGGGTGGCGAGCCCGTACAGACAGACCGCGAGTACCGTCATCAGACGGGGAAAGAACTCCGTCCCGCGACCGCCCAGGTGGAAGTACCGGAGGAGCCCGAACGCACCCAGGGAGACGAAGAGGACGGTCAGCGCCGGCAGGAAGCCGGCCAGTGCGAAGAGCCGTCCCGGGCCGTTGGTCACCACGTCCCCGGGCGAGATCCCGAACACCGCCAGATAGGCGTCCTGGTTGGAGGTGCTCAGGGCAACCGTCAGGGGCACACCCAGGGTGGTCAGTCCCAGGGGGAGCCACGTGTTGATCCGGCCCTCCGGGATGTGGCGCAGCATCTGCCACACCCCGAACCCGCTGGGGAGGGCGAGCAGGGGGGCGACGGCGACCAGGAACATGTTCCCCTCGGATCGCCATGTGACGGTGTAGAGGCCGAGGATCGCTGATCCGCCCACGACGCAGACCAGTAACGAGGCGGCGAGCAGGAAACGCCAGTCGTCCAGGGGGTCCTCCGGTACCGGATCCGTGCCGGGGTCCGTGGCACGTGGAGGGTCCGGCGGCCCGACCACCGTGAGCCTGTCCGGTGAACCGGCTTCCGGGTTGCGGTTCGCGAAGTCCGCCAGCCGTGATCTCGCCTCAGCGAGAGAGGCCGCCTGGATGGTTCCCCGGGACCGCCAGGCCATCAGCCCTCGGAGGGGGGCCGCGAGCCACCCCGGCGTGGTCATCCAGCCCCGGGGCATCACCATGTACCGGCGCGACGGTGACAGCTGTGGGCGCAGTCGGGCCGCGAAAACGATCCGAACACCCGCTCCAGCCCTGTTCAGGGTGTGGTGGAACTCCGCCAGGGCCGCCCCCGTCGAGCCGAGCGCGGCACCTGAGACCGGGACGCGCACGTCGTGCCGACCCTGACCGAGGCTCTGGACCTGCCAGGGCTGACCAGCCACCGCTCCGAGGAAGGCGGCCTCGCCCTGTGGCTCCACCTCCACCCCGATGCGCACCACGTGGTCGTAGTACCGGGGCAGCTCACCCTTCAACGGCTCGGGCGCGGGCGTCTCGGTAGCGGGCGCCACAGGTGGTCCGGAAGGCCGCGGATCCTTCCAGGGCCGCCAGACGCGTCTGAAGAAGCGCATACGAACCTTGTCTTTCGGGGGGTTTGGGGGAAGCCTACGGTGCCCGGGTGACAGCCCTCCCGGCCCTGTCCGGAAAACCCTTGGCCAGGCGATCCCGGTCGGGGCCAACCTGCGCCCATGCCGCTCGCGAAAGAGCTGGCCGCCCTTGAGGGCCTGCTCCGCGGAGGGGCAGTAGCCACTGAAGACGCCCTGGCCGCGGC
This DNA window, taken from Nocardiopsis exhalans, encodes the following:
- a CDS encoding ATP-binding protein: MTTTAATSTQAATALRPHAEQTYAAELEALARADDRQRPPGWHLSPWAVTQYLLGTTLDDGTEITPKYIGSRRVVEVAVATLATDRALLLIGVPGTAKTWLSEHLAAAVSGDSTLLVQGTAGTSEEAVRYGWNYARLLAEGPSEAAMVPSPVMTAMARGSIGRIEELTRMPSDVQDGLITVLSEKALPVAELGIEVQAQRGFNIIATANDRDRGVNDLSSALRRRFNTVVLPVPDSAEDEVRIVTQRVEQLGRSLELPEVPTSLTEIQRVVTVFRELRSGVTEDNTTKVKSPSGTLSTAEAISVITSGIALAAHFGDGQLRPADVAAGIQGAVVQDRVSDGVVWREYLETVARERDGWGDFYRACREVGA
- a CDS encoding SWIM zinc finger family protein; translation: MAKAGSWPECGVIAAEGGAASAVWGECKGSGAKPYLAAAHLDGDKGPAYKCSCPSRKIPCKHVLALLALWSQGTVADREDRPEWVATWLAGRVARQERASGAAAPAPVDPEKAAATLRARERSVTAGLEELRLWLHDQVDGGLAEVPKLGYDHWDRMAKRLVDAKAGGAASLVTQLPQTGGRGGGENGDRWPDRLLERLGMLHLLVDGYLAVAAAESDPGPADAQDATGSSGDTLARTRLRSRAVLRARVGISTRTEEVLAEGERVRDTWRVLGHRDSLTPDGMRSRRQWLRGSATGRYALSLTFARPTQTPDSPFRTGTEADGELAFHPDGRRAVRTGSMTERPAPPPPGGTVDQALDSYAEALAEDPWLEAWPVVLENAVPARSDGWHLADPTGASLPMDSAELWRLLAVTGGRPATVAAEWSPATGLTPMTVWDADGKAVTL
- a CDS encoding VOC family protein, giving the protein MTANVDVQVTFDCADPERVARFWCEVLGYVVPPPPEGFASWDEFGQTLPPEQRNSAFACEDPSGKRPRFYFQRVPEGKTAKNRLHLDVRAGSGLVGEARLATLQAERARLEALGATCVRVMEADGINESCIVMQDVEGNEFCLD
- a CDS encoding cytochrome P450, whose translation is MTTTSHHAENGGERPASAPVRDPAPHDPTGSWGCPVTAAPATQVSPATQVSPPTQSPPTAHGSPAGRIRLYEPTPPEGRTELWKRLRERHGPLVPVELEPGVRAWLLLDYRETLTLLQQPHLFARDTRKWREAVEGRVDLDRTVPMMTWLPNALYADGAEHARLRAPIMDGLARIDMNGMARTVRRIADELVDSFVTRGSADLIGDYAGQLPALVVNRLFGLPDSYGHMLNGLTALIFHEDAQRTDEAINGMRQYFAGLVSRKADNPGDDLVSQMMSHPSKLTPLEVAYEASLIVSASHMMTAHLIGNTMRTLLTDDRIRSAHTDARLSTHDLLDHVMWNDSPLQLLAGRIALQDVRIGKARIRRGDAIYLGVEGAHRDPAVQVGRPDPDTGLASGSRAHLAFGAGPHSCPARAMGRLVASTGVTVLQERLGGLRLAVDPRELRPLASPFLHGVRELPVAFQPGRPSEPPAVCTQQMEQVPPVAEEEQPPEDLLGRLLNWWRGLGS
- a CDS encoding VWA domain-containing protein — protein: MDSALSALYNRGDQAVSGGDRGADLSGSAPRVSRWLGDIREYFPSSVVQVMQSDAMDRLGLHQLLLEPEMMEAVEPDVHLVGTLLSLNRVMPAEARESARTIVRKVVDDLEKRVAQKTRSVVRGAIDRSARTHRPRRVADIDWNATIRRNLAHYLPEHNTVIPQTLVGYGRRSQGVQKDVVLAIDQSGSMASSVVYASVFGAVLASMSTLKTSLVVFDTAVVDLTDQLTDPVEVLFGTQLGGGTNINKALRYSQTLIDRPQDSIFVLISDLYEGGVRAEMLKRVAAMKSAGVQVVVLLALSDEGAPFYDRQNASALAELGVPAFACTPDAFPELMAAAIQGQPLDAWVDKHLDE
- a CDS encoding DUF5691 domain-containing protein; this encodes MNHPQPPESALSENTSPEPETAESTFPESTSAEPQPSSPPSPSWDRLVSTALVGTSRRPVPALPDLPRSTREGAAALLDLVALDTVRTRAGYTAHTAEPVTPDAPDHRPEVSAAATHRLDVILADRPELLPEWLYLAFRCGRRASHTHLPDLLERAARDSGLRTLVATAVGGRGTWLASFNGAWSFVAREPLATDVYTDAAWHGGTPAERRRSLFALRAVDPAAARDLLAAAWPRETRGEERRGLLEALVVNLGPEDEAVLAPALDDRNATVRGRALTLLTHLPDSAHAHRLRDHLRHHLRIDRASPRPVDVADLDTGRADLLRDLALTAPRKANPTHDERWVLSRTLVTQAPLDVWTEVLGTDPAGVLALAADHPELRSALIEAACLREDADWSRAVLDDPETGLPRMVAVGAHDPLGQRIAPLLAALPEAEQCARALAVAERAHRHDFLGETLRAVCAPWTRELSEAAVRLLVEGGSGDPADSRPGSRHSDRDRGRGVLRWAIAERMPPQHLDLLPERPPHEEEAHPHALLRDTLRFRLDMHRELS
- a CDS encoding DUF5682 family protein, with the protein product MGRPRLDTDKVSVLGVRHHGPGSARAVAAALDEIKPDIVLIEGPPEADAITSLVGGLEPPVALLVHLADTPRAGTARSKEGWGFWPFASFSPEWAALVHAHGRGVPVRFCDLPASHSLAERIERAETAEHGSKEQVKETETVEPGAAEPPRVRTDPLGVLAEAAGYDDAERWWDDVVEQRGDGEPSPFPAIADAMAAVRAESGPETGRDARREAYMRKTLRAVLKEGYERVAVVCGAWHAPALRDLSDYPVSADNALLKGLPKVKTTATWVPWTHGRLATASGYGAGVTSPGWYHHLFTAPDLPIHRWLTEAARILREEGQPVSSSHVIEGVRLTESLAVLRGRPLAGIDEVSEAVTAVLCEGEQTRAALVHGRMVIGERLGSVPPDTPMVPLQRDLMAARKRLRLKPEAFDRDLDLDLRKDSQRERSVLLHRLRMLGVEWGVPRSTSRTGSGSRGTFRESWRLRWEPDMDVALIEAAPWGTTVASAATARVVEIAAAAELPTLTALTEQCLFADLGEALPAVLALLTDRAATDSDITHLMAALPPLARSARYGDVRGTDSAHLRAVARQILARVCVGLAPAVRGLDDDAAARFVQAIDQTHSAAALLDEDARGWTEALESLAERDNVPGRIAGRVNRVLVDAGRITPEELRRRLGLAMSPGTEPTRAAAWLEGFLQGSGLILVHDERLLGLIDTWLLGLSEERFTAVLPLLRRTFGAFGGPERQEIGTAVTRVDGGQAAVTRPRRPIDHRRAAPAVAAVRALLERSGA